The DNA segment GTTTGTCAACCCTTCTTTTGGTGTTACAGAAAACAAGTGATAACTGGAAGTTGTGTATATCCAGAAGACGTGATAGAACCTCAAGTTTCATTTTCTCCTTGACTTCGAAGTATATCTGCTGGATCTCAGGTACTGTTAATTCCTGATGAACCACTTTAAGGAATTCTGGGTCTTCCAGGTACCTGCGTGTTAAGTTGAGAATGTCACGGGACATGGTTGCTGAGAAGAGTAAGGTCTGTCTTTCCTCAGGCATTTCGCTTAAAACGAATTCTATGTCTTCTCTGAAACCCATGTCAAGCATTTCATCAGCTTCGTCAAGGACCATCATTTTAACGCTGCTCATGTCAAGGGTTCTTCGTCCCATGTGATCCATTACACGTCCTGGTGTTCCTATTATGATCTGCACTCCTTTTTTAAGGGCGTTGATCTGCCTGTCTATTGGTTGTCCACCATATATTGGAAGTACTTTAATTTTCTTCATGTATTTTGAGAGTTTCCTAAGTTCCTCTGCTACTTGGATTGCAAGTTCCCTTGTTGGACATAAAATAACAGCCTGCAGCTTCTTGTTGCTTGGATCAACATTTTCAAGAATTGGAATTCCAAATGCAGCTGTTTTTCCTGTACCTGTTTGTGCCTGGCCGATGACATCTTTACCGTTGAGCACGTGCGGTATGGCAAGTGACTGGATAGGTGTGGCTTCTTCAAAGCCCATGTCTGCAACAGCCCGCTCTAATTCAACGGATATGTCTAAATCTTTAAAGTTAAGTTTTTTCATGTTTTATTGTCCTTTATTTTTTTATTTCAAGAATGTTATGATTGTTAAAACCTTGAATTATCTCGTGGGGTTGCAAGGTTAATTACAATTAAATATGTTTAATAAACCTATTAAAATTTACATTAAAATTCGAATTTGGTAGTTTTAGGTTCCACCATATCTTCACTAAAATGAAAAGTTGTATCTAGATTTTCATTATTGAGTATAATTTTCTTTAATAATATCTATAGTTCAATCTTATTTATTGATATTTGAGGATTATAATATTTATAATCCACACAAAATTTGTGACTTTATCAATTAAAATTAGACTACCTTATCAGTAGCACCAATTCACCACAAAAATATTAAAAAAAGAATTAAAATAGGGGAAAAATTAAAAGTCCCCTTAGTTAAATTCCTTTTAATTCACCTAGTTCACTGTTGGGCTTTTGATTATGCCCTTTGGAACCATTTCAGTTACTCTTCGCATTTTTTCAATAAGGCCTTTTTTACCCTTCCCAATCAGGGCGTGTTCAAGAACTTCGCTGAGTGTTTCAACAGGTATGACTTCAATTTCATTTTTGTACCTGTCTTCCAGGAACACATCATCCATGTTGGATTTAGGGATTAAAACCTTTTTAATACCTGATTGAGCTGCAGCTTCAATTTTGCCTGTTACTCCGCCAACCGGTAAAACATCTCCCCTTACGCTCAGTGATCCTGTTAATGCAACTGACTGGTCAACTGGTATGTTTTCAAGTGCAGAAACAACTGATGTTGCAACTGAAACACTTGCACTGTCACCTTCCACACCATCGTAGGCCTGAAGGAACTGTATGTGTATGTCGTACTTGGATATGTTGGTTCCTGTGTTTTTCTTAATGAGTGCACTGACGTTTTGAACAGCTTCCTTGGCTATTTCTCCAAGTTTACCTGTTGCAATGATCCTGCCTTCCTCTGTACTCTGTGCTGGTGCAGCTTCAGCAGCTATTGGAAGAACTATACCACTTCTATCACCAATTATTGCCAAACCATTGACCCTACCAACCTCTGTGCCCTCTGTTTTGAAAACACTGTACTCTTTTCTCTGGACTATGTAACGGTCTGCTATCTGCTGTTCAAGTGTTCTTGCAAGTTGTTTAGCATTTATAACATGATCCACAGTGACAACATTTGCATTTTCCCCTTTTGCTATGTCACCTGCAGCCCTTACAAGGCCACCTAAATCCCTTAACCTCAAGGTTAATACATCTTTTTTACCAGCCCTTCTTTGAGCCTCCCTTATAACCTCAGCTACAGCTTCTTTATCGAAGTGAGGTATTCTACCATCTTTTTTAACTTCCTGTGCAATGAACTGGACAAGTTTGTCCCTGTTTTCAGGTGTGTCAGGCATGCTGTCCTTCATGAAAACTTCGTAACCATATCCACGTATCCTTGACCTGAGGGCTATGTGCATGCCCTCAAGCACCTGAAGGTTTCCGGATGCAACCAGGACAAAATCACATGGAACTGGCTGTGAACGTACCATTGCTCCACTACTGGTTTCGCTCTGACCCGTTATGGAGTATCTCTTTTCCTGCATTGCAGTTAAGAGTTCCTGCTGGGTTTTAGGTTTCAGGGTTCCTATTTCGTCTATGTAAAGAACCCCCTTGTTGGAACGGTGAATCATTCCTGCTTCAACACGTTCATGGGCGGGTGTTCCAAGACCTCCTGACTGGTATGGGTCGTGTCTCACATCACCTAGAAGTGCTCCTGCATGTGCACCTGTTGCATCAACGAAAGGTGCAGTTTTTTTGTTTTCAGCACTTACAAGAAGTTTTGGAACCATTATTGAGCTTCTTGGTTTCATCTGCTGAAGTGCAAGGAAAACGAATGCTGCAGCAATTATTGCAACTAAGAACTGGTTGAGTGCAAATCCAACGATCATGATCAACACTATCATGAGCATCATGAACATGTTCTTTTTCTCTTCCTGTCCCTTGGATTTAACCTTGTAATTCATAACCACATTTTTACCTTCTCCAGAAGGCATTACACCTATAAGGGGGTTTTGGTTATCTTCCATATTTGGATAGACAAGTATGTCCTGTAGTTCTTCTGGAGGGAGAAGTTCAGCCATTCCTTTGGCCAACATGGATTTACCTATACCAGGTTCTCCAATTAAGAGAACATTTCTCCTCTGTTTTGCTGCTTTTTTGATCGTTTCAACAGCTTCTTCCTGACCTATGATCTGGTCTATGATCCTCTCAGGGACATCTATATCTTCAGAAGTTTTGTAACTACTGGAATCCAGTTTATCTTCGGATGAATCTGGTGCTGGACTGGTTGAATTTAAATTGGTTGAATTTAAATTTGAATTTGCCATAATCTATGACAACCTCCTGAATTTTACATTGAATAAAAAAAATTAACGTAACTTTAGTTTGTTATACTCTATTTATTATATATAACCTTATATATGTAGATTTGTATTTAAAAATTTTAGGCCTTATTTTTCAATTTATAGGAAATATTAATGGTTTTATTTCCTTTTTTTATATATTCCCATCTTAAGGTTTGTTAACAATCCACTAATTCCTTATTTTTTTGTTTCAATACTTCCTTTTTTTATCCTTTTTTATTTTAGAAATAATAAAAACTATTAACAAAAAACTTTTTTCCTATTTTAATAACTTCAAGTATATAAAATCATTGATCCCCCAACACAGATCTCAAAAAGTTATTTATAAATAAGGAAGTGACTATTATCTAAACGAAATTTCGATTTAAATAATTCTGATTTAAGTGAATTCTAATCTTAACTAATCTTAAAATATGAACTCCTAAATATATCGCATATTTAAATTTATTGAATATTTAATGGAGATGAACATGAAAATAACTAATTTCAAGGGGATTTAACTTTGGCTTCAAAAGATAAAACCAAATGCATAATGATACAGGGAACATCGTCCAACGCAGGTAAAAGCGTTGCTGTTGCAGCACTCTGCAGAATATTCTCAAAAAGAGGTTACAGAGTTGCACCTTTCAAATCACAGAACATGTCCCTGAACTCATATACAACCTATGAAAATGCAGAGATTGCAATGGCCCAGGTTCTCCAGGCCGAAGCTGCAGGGGTGGAACCCTCCTACAACATGAACCCTATTCTTCTCAAACCTAAGGAAGACTTTATATCCCAAGTTATAGTTCATGGAAAGCCCGCTGGAGACATGAACTTCTACCACTACCAGAACAACTTCAGGGAAGAAGCTTTAAAGGCAATTAAAACCTCCCTTGAATCCCTGAAAAAAGATTATGAAGTACTAGTCATTGAAGGAGCTGGATCCCCTGCTGAAATAAACATGTTGGATAAAGATCTTGCAAACATGCAGATAGCCCGCATAGCAGATGCTGATGTTATTCTGGTTGCAGATATTGATAGGGGTGGTGTTTTCGCATCCATTGCAGGCACATTTTCATTACTACCTGAAGATGATAGAAACAGGATCAAAGGAATAATAATAAACAAGTTCCGTGGAAATTTAGATATTTTAATGCCAGGAATTCGTCAGATAGAAGAGATAGTGGGTGTTCCAGTTCTGGGAGTTCTTCCATATGACGACAGCTTAAAACTTCCAGAAGAGGATTCTGCATCACTTTCAGAGCATAAATACGCAAAAAATGAAAAAATAACAGTGGGAGTTATGAGACTGCCCAGAATATCCAACTTCACAGACATAGATCCCCTTGAATACGAGCCAGACCTTGGAATAAAGCTCGTTGAAGTTGGAGGCCATATTGGAGATGTTGATGCCATCATAATCCCAGGAACCAGAAACACAGTAAGCGATCTTTTAGCCCTTAAAGAAGCAGGTTTTACAGATGAAATATCCAGTTTATCCCGTGACATCCCTGTTTTTGGCATCTGTGGAGGTTACCAGATGCTCGGGGCAAAAATCATTGACAAATCACTGAAAGAATCTAAACACGGCGATATAAAAGGTATTGGACTTTTGGATGTAAATACCAGCTTTGATAATGTTGATAAAATTATCACCCAAAGCTTGGGTGAATCACTTGGTGGTGGCTTGTTCAAATCCCTCAAGGGAGATAGTGTAAAAGGTTATGAACTTCATGAAGGTTTAACTGTCCTTAAAGGATCTAAACCTTTATTCAGAGTTGTTGAAGGATGTGGAAACTTCCCAAACTCAGGATACGACGGTGCTGTTGAAGGTTTGACTGCAGGAACATACTTCCATGGCATATTTCACAATTTCCATTTCAGAAGGGTTTTTACAGATTACCTGCGAACTTCAAAGGGGATTGAAAGCCTTGGATTCGCAACTGATAATTTCCAGGATCTAAGACAGTTTTCCATAGACCGTTTAGCAGAGATATTCGAAAAAAACGTTGATCTAAGTATTTTAGAAGATAACACTGTTGAAAACTAGATGGATTACACAGATCATCAGATGCAATCCATTAAATTCTTAGAACTATTTTTTTAGTATATTATTTTTTTTACTGCATTGAATTATATATGGAGTTACTTGGTGAATTTACTGGTTACATCCTTTACTGCAGGGCTTTTAACCAGAATTGAAATTTTATCGCCTTCAGCCAGGACCATATCTTCAGTTGGAATGGTTATTTCACCGTTTTTGTATATCGCAGATATTATGTAGTTATCTGTAGGGCTTAAATCACCTATTCTTTTTCCTATAACTTTCTTGTTGTTAACACTTATATCCAGTAGTTCTGCATTTCCCTTCCCAATAACTATGAGATCTGCTATCTTGGGTCTTGTTATGAGTTTTTCAAGGTAACCTGCAGCTGTAAGTTCCGGACTTATAACATCATCTATGCCCACTTTTTTGAAGGCTTCCTCATGGTCAGGGTTGCTGACCCTTGCTATGACCTTTTTAATGTTGTAATCCTTCACAAGAATGCATGAAAGCAGATTAGCTTCATCATTTCCTGTGGCTGCTACAAAAACATCAGCATCTCTTATATTAGCTTCTTCGAGGGTCTTTGTATCTGTTCCATTACCACATATGACCAGGGCGTCCAGCCCTGCTGCAGCATTTGCACATAGATTTTCATCATTTTCAATCAGTGTCACATCGTGACCAACTGAAACCAGGGCTGATGCAAGGGCCAGTCCTACTCTCCCACCACCCATTATTACTGTGTACATGGTTAAAATCACCTTCAATAAGTTTTAATAAATTTAAAAGGTATATGTCCCAGTTAAATCCTTAAAAAATTATAATTAAATTATAATTAGATTATACATCTTTAAAATCCTTTAAACAAAGTTTAATGGATTAATTTGGTTAATCACCTTAAACAGATTGATAATAAGATAATGAATTGATCTTATTCGACTTGAACTTTTTACTATTTGAAGGTTGTTGTATATAATTTTTTCTTGAATTCATTGATTTCATTAAAATTTCTCATGTATAAATACGTTTAAAAGCCAAAAAAGGTTATTATGGAGTTTAATAAAAATTTAGTGGAAAAAAATTAGGAAATTTGGAATGGATTATAAAAGGTTGATTTTTAATGCGTTGAGATCTTCAATAATTTTAAACCATGCTTTAATAGAGTTAACCCCTTCAAAACCTAAAAGCTTATATAGTATAAAGCCAAAACCATGGTATGCGGTAAAAGCACTACTGCGACGTTAGTCCAGCTTGGTTAAGACACTAGCCTGCCACGCTAGTGACCCGGGTTCAAATCCCGGACGTCGCATTGCGGTTGTAGTCTAGTCTGGTTAGGACTTGGGCCTTCCAAGCCTACGACCCGGGTTCAAATCCCGGCAGCCGCATTTTTAATACTTTTTTATTCAAACTTTAAATTCAGTACGCTTCAATTTCAATTAAACTGTGTGGGATCCTCTTTTTTATTAAGGGAAGATCAACGTTTGAATTATCATTTCCCACATCAATGTTATTTTATCAAATTTTGTACATTATGAGCTTACATTAATATAAGCTTAATTAATATGAGCTTAATTAATATGAGCTTAATTAATATGAGCTTAATTAATATGAGCTTAATTAATATGAGCTTAATTAATATGAGCTTAATTAAATTTTGAAGCCATTTACATGATTAAAGAGTGTATTATAATAAAAAAAGAGAAATAAATGAAATAGATGAATAACATCTTAAGTTAATTTTTTATAGAATTTGATTTCTAATGAATTAGAACAAAAAAAAAGCAGATAAAAAAAAATAATGCAAAAAAAATCAGAGATATAAAGAAGATGTGAAATTTAAACAGGAACAAGAAGTTCAGCTGCAACCATTCTACAGATATCTGTTTTTGTAATCACACCTACAGGTTTTTCACCCTCCATAACCAGAAGTCCTGAAACATCAGCCCTTAACATTAGATTTGCAGCATCTTCTATTTGATCGTCTGCATCTATGGTTATGACATTTTCAGACATGATATCCTTAATTTCAAGTGATCCTGCCTCTTTGTTTGTTGGTCGTATACTACCAAGAACACCCACCAGATCAGAGTACGAGATCACACCCTCGGGTTTTCCATATTCATCCATTACAAAAAGTCTTCTTACACCCTCTTTGTACATCTTTTCAAATGCTTCCAATGGTCTTGTATCTGCACTGATAGTGATAACACCCAAATTCATGGCTTCTTTAACTTTCATTTTACCACTTCCTTCATTTATACTGTGGGAACTAGTAGTTTCTACCTTCAACATAAGAAACTCAACAAACTATTTACCAGTTATAGTATTCACTACTTCCAATTAATATCTTACCCCAATTTAATATCTTACGAATATGTTAGAAAGGCCTGATTTAAGTTTACATTTCTTAGTACGTCACTTATTTTTTAATTTTTTTAATTTTAAAAAAATTAATAGTAAAAAAATCATGGAAAAGTAATAAGTATTATATATGCAGACAACCATATGAAAGTATGACACAGATATTGTTTTCAGCAAGCAATATTGTGAAGGAAAGACAAGCTTTAAATAGTACTAAAATCGTATTATGGTAATATCTAAAAATGGAGGAAAAATTGTGATGAGAATAAGTATGTCATTGCCGAAGAAACTTTTGAATGAGTTTGACGAGGTATTAAAGGATAGGGGATACCAATCCAGATCAAAAGGAATTAGAGATGCCCTAAAGGATTATATAGTGAGATACCAGTGGATGAACGAGATGGAAGGTGACAGGATAGGAATCATCGCTGTTATATACGACCACCATTACACCGGTGTCATGGAAGACTTAACAGACATCCAGCACGACTACAGGGATTACATAAACGCAGTTATGCACGTCCACATGACAGAAAAATACTGTCTTGAAGTCATCGTTGTTAAAGGCGATGTAAAATACATCCGCGACCTAACAGAGAAAATAATGAGGCTCAAAGGCGTGGAACATGTGAAACTCACAAGCACAGCCAGCGGCGAAAAAATAGACAAAAGTTAATTCCGTCTGAAATGGTGAGGGATAGAAAAAGTGGATAATCAAAAAAATTAACGATTAAAAATGTATGAAACATCTTATCACCACAATTTAACATCAGACACTGAAAGACTGGCTGGCTTTTATGAAGCCATAATAAAAAAGGCGAAGGGAACTGTATACGATATAGGGGCCGGTTCTGGAATTCTATCAAAATGGGCCGCCCCGTATGCAGACTTCGTTTATTCCATTGAAATAAACTCAAAAGTTGCAGAAAACACACGATCCCAACTTAAATCCTTTAAGAACATTGAAGTGATCTGTGCAGATGCCAAAAATCTTAATTTTCCAAAAAAGGCGGATCTCATAATCTGTGAAATGCTGGATACAGCACTCATAGACGAAGAACAAATTCCTGTTCTCAATTCTATTTTAAAAAAACTGAAGCCCCACGGAGAAATCATTCCTCATGGCATTATAAACTGTGTGGAACCAGTTTCAACTGATATTGAACATCTATTTTATGATGATATTTATGATACACCCCTTCACGGAACTCATAATACTGATCATGATAATTCTATTGAATTAAAACCAAAATATCAGGTTCTTGGAAAACTTTTAAGCTACCATAAAATTGATTTTAAAGGGGAAATACTCCAAAATGGCAAGATCCATGCAAATGTTGATTTTTTACTGGATCTGAAAATAAATAGAAGGGGAACTGTTTCTGGAGTGAAGTTAACAACGTTCACACTTTTAACTCCAAATATTATCTGCGGTCCAACACCCATGATGAACCCACCACTCGTGGTTCCAACCGAGAGTATAAAGGTTGATGAAGGAGATACAATTCAACTCAAGTTAAGTTACATTATGGGAGGTGGCCTGGACAGTGTTGAAGCTTCAATTAAAAGAATATCTTAAGAATTTCCTTAAAAACCGTGAAAAAATATTTATTTTAGGAATTGGAAATGATATGAAAGGTGATGATGCTGTTGGTCCTGTTTTAGCCGATAAATTATTCTCTAATTTCCAGCATCAGGAAGATATTGTGGTTGTAAACGGGGGTAACGTACCTGAAAACTACACAGGAACCATAAGAAGGGAAAATCCATCCCACATCATATTCATCGATGCTGTTGAAATGGAAAAGGAACCAGGATATGTAAAACTTGTTAAAAAGGAAGAAATTCCAAATTACAGCATATCAACACATGCAATGCCTATTTCATTCCTGATTAAGTACCTTGAGTCTGCAGTGGACTCTAAAATGATCTTAATTGGAATCCAACCAAAAAGCATGGAATTAGGTCAAGGTATCTCAAAAGAGGTTGAAAAAAGTGTTGAAACTATATTTTACGAGTTAAAACTTCTTTTAGAGAATTGATCCTTTGGATGGTGAATTGAAGGATCAACTCAACGAAAAATCAACTCAATCACTTGATTTAGATCGCTGATTTAAACGCATGATTTTAGACACGTTGATCAAATTGTTTTCTATTTATTTTTCTTTAAAATTAGGATATTCACTTGTTTTAAGATTATTTACATTAAAAAAACCAGCAGTATTGTTTAAAAAAAATTGTACACTATAAATAAAAGGTTGATCTAAGATAAAAAGAAGAACATGGCCATAAAATATGGTTATAAAAATCAGTAAATATGTATTAAAACTTTTT comes from the Methanobacterium aggregans genome and includes:
- the nikR gene encoding nickel-responsive transcriptional regulator NikR: MRISMSLPKKLLNEFDEVLKDRGYQSRSKGIRDALKDYIVRYQWMNEMEGDRIGIIAVIYDHHYTGVMEDLTDIQHDYRDYINAVMHVHMTEKYCLEVIVVKGDVKYIRDLTEKIMRLKGVEHVKLTSTASGEKIDKS
- a CDS encoding methyltransferase domain-containing protein, which gives rise to MYETSYHHNLTSDTERLAGFYEAIIKKAKGTVYDIGAGSGILSKWAAPYADFVYSIEINSKVAENTRSQLKSFKNIEVICADAKNLNFPKKADLIICEMLDTALIDEEQIPVLNSILKKLKPHGEIIPHGIINCVEPVSTDIEHLFYDDIYDTPLHGTHNTDHDNSIELKPKYQVLGKLLSYHKIDFKGEILQNGKIHANVDFLLDLKINRRGTVSGVKLTTFTLLTPNIICGPTPMMNPPLVVPTESIKVDEGDTIQLKLSYIMGGGLDSVEASIKRIS
- the lonB gene encoding ATP-dependent protease LonB; amino-acid sequence: MANSNLNSTNLNSTSPAPDSSEDKLDSSSYKTSEDIDVPERIIDQIIGQEEAVETIKKAAKQRRNVLLIGEPGIGKSMLAKGMAELLPPEELQDILVYPNMEDNQNPLIGVMPSGEGKNVVMNYKVKSKGQEEKKNMFMMLMIVLIMIVGFALNQFLVAIIAAAFVFLALQQMKPRSSIMVPKLLVSAENKKTAPFVDATGAHAGALLGDVRHDPYQSGGLGTPAHERVEAGMIHRSNKGVLYIDEIGTLKPKTQQELLTAMQEKRYSITGQSETSSGAMVRSQPVPCDFVLVASGNLQVLEGMHIALRSRIRGYGYEVFMKDSMPDTPENRDKLVQFIAQEVKKDGRIPHFDKEAVAEVIREAQRRAGKKDVLTLRLRDLGGLVRAAGDIAKGENANVVTVDHVINAKQLARTLEQQIADRYIVQRKEYSVFKTEGTEVGRVNGLAIIGDRSGIVLPIAAEAAPAQSTEEGRIIATGKLGEIAKEAVQNVSALIKKNTGTNISKYDIHIQFLQAYDGVEGDSASVSVATSVVSALENIPVDQSVALTGSLSVRGDVLPVGGVTGKIEAAAQSGIKKVLIPKSNMDDVFLEDRYKNEIEVIPVETLSEVLEHALIGKGKKGLIEKMRRVTEMVPKGIIKSPTVN
- the hycI gene encoding hydrogenase maturation peptidase HycI encodes the protein MLKLQLKEYLKNFLKNREKIFILGIGNDMKGDDAVGPVLADKLFSNFQHQEDIVVVNGGNVPENYTGTIRRENPSHIIFIDAVEMEKEPGYVKLVKKEEIPNYSISTHAMPISFLIKYLESAVDSKMILIGIQPKSMELGQGISKEVEKSVETIFYELKLLLEN
- the cobQ gene encoding cobyric acid synthase CobQ; the encoded protein is MIQGTSSNAGKSVAVAALCRIFSKRGYRVAPFKSQNMSLNSYTTYENAEIAMAQVLQAEAAGVEPSYNMNPILLKPKEDFISQVIVHGKPAGDMNFYHYQNNFREEALKAIKTSLESLKKDYEVLVIEGAGSPAEINMLDKDLANMQIARIADADVILVADIDRGGVFASIAGTFSLLPEDDRNRIKGIIINKFRGNLDILMPGIRQIEEIVGVPVLGVLPYDDSLKLPEEDSASLSEHKYAKNEKITVGVMRLPRISNFTDIDPLEYEPDLGIKLVEVGGHIGDVDAIIIPGTRNTVSDLLALKEAGFTDEISSLSRDIPVFGICGGYQMLGAKIIDKSLKESKHGDIKGIGLLDVNTSFDNVDKIITQSLGESLGGGLFKSLKGDSVKGYELHEGLTVLKGSKPLFRVVEGCGNFPNSGYDGAVEGLTAGTYFHGIFHNFHFRRVFTDYLRTSKGIESLGFATDNFQDLRQFSIDRLAEIFEKNVDLSILEDNTVEN
- a CDS encoding CBS domain-containing protein, whose translation is MKVKEAMNLGVITISADTRPLEAFEKMYKEGVRRLFVMDEYGKPEGVISYSDLVGVLGSIRPTNKEAGSLEIKDIMSENVITIDADDQIEDAANLMLRADVSGLLVMEGEKPVGVITKTDICRMVAAELLVPV
- a CDS encoding potassium channel family protein, with the protein product MYTVIMGGGRVGLALASALVSVGHDVTLIENDENLCANAAAGLDALVICGNGTDTKTLEEANIRDADVFVAATGNDEANLLSCILVKDYNIKKVIARVSNPDHEEAFKKVGIDDVISPELTAAGYLEKLITRPKIADLIVIGKGNAELLDISVNNKKVIGKRIGDLSPTDNYIISAIYKNGEITIPTEDMVLAEGDKISILVKSPAVKDVTSKFTK